The following is a genomic window from Nicotiana tabacum cultivar K326 chromosome 3, ASM71507v2, whole genome shotgun sequence.
AAAGGAGAAAATACATAAAGCAAGCTCTTGCCATTTAAGATGACAGAGGATTATATTATTCCATGTGACATTTTGCAAGAAAAGGGTAAGTGCCAAAAAATAAATCAAGTGGAGATGCACATAAATGAAAAACATTGCAATCAACACTCACATTGGTTCTTCTGATACcaatcttttccttttcaatcCCGATACTCAACAGATAAATTTGTAACCTACATGCTTTCAGAAGGTCTGAAGAATAGTGAAACAGTTCTAACACAACAACCACCACCCAACCAAACTTGCCTTGCGACTCACTAATTTAACCACTAGACACTCAAAAATGTAAGAGCATGACTTTTTTGTCAGTTTTAAGGTTTTAAAGAATATCCAGGTTCTGCAAAAGGATATTTATAGACCGGACCAGCTAGTCGATTTAAATTTAATGATAAAACCAAGTTGCTCCGGGGCTTTGGTCTAATGGTAAGAGCATAGCTTGTGATGCGTATGTTGGGCGCATGTCAAAGGTTCGAACCCCACCACAGCCAAAAACCCTAGTATTTAAGAGGAGAAGTGTAGAAGGGTGGGGCCCATTATTCACCGAGTTCCAACCAGGGCGCAACTATCCCTCGGAAATTTCTGAGTTATCAAGCCTATAGAACAGGAGAAATGGTGGATCTACACGCTCCTTCTCCTACCATGGTTTCCTGTTTATTCTTGCATCACTTCTGCTGTCATGTATTCTTGGCATCACGCTACCCTTAATTTGGATTCCAAAACACAACTTTATTGCTCATAATTCTCTCCAATTTCCAAAATAAAACTATGCTATGTATTCATATATGAGGGTATGTACAGTTTCTTCTACTTCtagtaatttttcttctttttttaattgtTAGAGGATTTAGGAGTCCAAAAAATACACGCTTGTCTTGTTTGATAAACTAATTTGAGTAAGATGTTTTAGCAGCACGAGTATTAATCAAAGATCGAGAGAGGCTACAATGAAGGGCAGAAAATCAATGGCATAAGGAGAATAAGTGAAATGTACCTTGGTTGAAACCAGAGGAGCTCTTTCACCAGGAATTTTAACATCAGGTAGATAACTGAAATCGGAAGCAATTAAAGACATCTTCGGTAAAGCTCCATGTAAAACTTCTAGAAGTTTCTGAATTTTAGGAAGTAGCACTGCATGAGTATATGATATTTTTTCCCAAGTATGAGCATTTAATATGTTAACCTAAACCGAGGAAAGAGCTCAATCAACATTGCAGAATTATTACCAAGCAACCAGTGGGAAGCCAACACCACCTTGGCTTAGGAAACACTTTTGCCCATATACTTTTCATTGCTGAAGAAACCCTGCTCCCACCCGTTGTAGCATCAGGCATATCTATGATCTCCATGCAAGACTTGATTAAGGAGTCTTGAATTGGCCTATACAACTCCGAGAGTTTTTCCCTGTTAAAAGAAGACAAAGACGTGTTTTAGCGTTATATGCAGATTTGGCAATCTTGCTTGGCCATCATACCTACTACAAATGGACAAAATCACCAATCCGAAATGATTCAATATCAGGCTACATCCCGCTATAAAGCAAAAAtatctctcttatcttctcttaCTTCTTTGTGTAGTTCCCTTTTTTTCCATATTTTTATGGAGTGGAGTGGCATAAGAGATCCTTATGAAAAAGAAGCAATACTTACTGCTACTTCTATTACTAGTTCTCAGGATTTATCAACCAAAAGGCAAAGATAACTATGCTTGTGCAAATACTACATTGTTAGCAACATTCATAAGGCTATCCACCCATATACTGTCGAAGAAACATCTCAGTCAAAAATGTAAAATTTCCTTAGCAGAAAAAAAAATTCCAGAGTACAAACATCATTATGCTGTTTCAACAGTATAAAGTGAATTACCCTTCTTTGCTTTCAACCCACACTTCTGTCCATGGAGAAATTTGATTCTCAGAGTAAATGAGATCATGTGGAAGATTGTCAAGCACCTAAAAGATTACTCGATCGTTAATAAGATCAATGAATAAAGTTTATGACAGAACCTTTCAGGCTCAGAGTTTAATGGTATTGCAGAAACCAAGATACAAGAATTGACATTCTGTTCCTGTAGAATTTGTAAAGTGCTCATTTGAAGCATGCCATATATTTGTAATCGGCATTTTAAGAGGAGTCAATTTTTCACCAACTACCCAATTTCCCTCATCATGATTGAACTTCATTAACCAAGTAAGGAAGCCAGTCGTCACTTTCAATGCATACCATATCTTGCTAGAGAAGAACATTACAGACAAAAGAAATAGAGAAAGTAGCCATACCTCTAACatgataacccaacaaggttgttCATTCACATCTCCTGCTTCAACAAGAAAACTTCAGTGTGCAAAATCTATTAAACTGCTATGCGTTAATGCAAAGATAAAGAACAGGGTCAGATAATTAAAAGCATCAGACCCCATCCACTCCTGTCCGCAGCATCACGACACTCTACTCTAAACTTGGATGAGTGGCTATCAACTTCGCCAACAGTTTGAATCTGTTTCGCTGCGAGTGAGGAACTGATTTCAACCGAACTGTACTCAAGAGAAAAGAGCTTTAGTAATTCTTTATGAAATGATTGAATGAAGAGCCTGCACAGAAAACAATGATAAAAGAAGAGGAATAGCTATCTGACACTTCTGAAGCAAAACAATTTGCTCAAGATGTGTTTGAAACTCACGGACACCCTTTTGAAACTTTAGAGCAACGTGTAAGGTTAATATTGATCAGAATTATAACTTTCTATAAGTCATTTCTTGTTGTAACGATAAGAAGACATAATCATTTTTTGTTTACACTTTTGATAAATATTCAGCATTACTTATTCAATGTACTGGGGTTTTTGAAATTTCTTAATTTATGAAAACATATATAACATGTACTTTACTTTGTTCTGTCATGCTTACATCAGGAAAATAGAAAGAACTTTAACCTTTCAGTTTAATATGATATTCAAGTACTTGAGATGCATCAGTTCTTgcttaattgttttttttaaataatggtACTGTCCAGGCCAGTTTGAGCATACCTCGAACTATTTCACTAGGTACCTGCTACCTACCACCAACACAAGTACCGGATAACTTTGTCTACCAAGGCTTAGACAGATGGCACGAAATAACCTAGCGTTTTTGTCTCCATTgtgatttgaacctgagacctcacGGTTCTCCAACCCACTTTATTGACCAGTACCATTTGGCTACACCCTTGAGTGTCATTTCTTGCTTAACTCTACAGTTGACTGTAATATGTTTTAACAAAAGGCATGAACTGATATCACCACAGCACAGACCTGCTATCATCTTCCATCATCTTCTCAAAATCTAAGGAGTTACACTTCTAAGTTATATTTTTTAGACCTTCCAAGCAGTTAGAACACAACATTGCATACTTTTAATAACAAAATATGGCATAGAGATTTTGATTTAAAAAAGCAAAATaccatttaattaaaaaaaaaagtgtcTTTGAAGAAAGAGGGTATAAAATCGTACTCATGAAAAGAATAGAAAAAATGaccattaataatattttattactttgtcaaaaaacaaaaaaaatagaaaagaatggCACTAAATGCCCAGGAAAATAATGCATGTATTTAGTCTAAAAGAAAATCTTGCATTAGACAATTAAAGCGGAGATCAATGAGCTACTTTTTCCCTATGTTCCCCTTAGTCTAGAGAACTTTGAGAAAATATGGCATCTACCCCACCTTAAGGCCAACAGGTGGAGTGGTACAAAGACCATTATACCCCTTCAATTTCCCTTTTATACAATGTGGGACATCATATAATGTAATCAACACCTTCCCGCATGTGTTAAATCGATTCTAAAATTCATCCGCAAACTTCAATGCGGATTTTTTTAATGGCAATAATTACTTCAAAAAACCTAGTAAATCAAATAAGTAATGTTGAATTTTAGAATTACATGTAGAAGTGCTTGCTAAAGGTCTGCTCTAACACCATGTGAAAGAATCTGAGCATTCGACAAAACCTTAAAACCGTGAATGGAGTAGTGCAAGACTTTTATAAGCACTTTTACTTCAAATATGAAACATTATCAATTAGCTAAGGTAcctcaataaaattattgttccTCTATTTCATAACTAATTTGCACAAATGCTTTACTCTGTAGCTCTATGGCCATGCAAACAAGTTCATCATGTGCGGCATTCTCAATTAGGTAAAGCACTGCGAGCATTATCACATACATGTAACTGATATTATCATAAACTCTTGTCGGTGCATTTAACTTTATGTAATCCAGGATGCCTTTCGCACAGGTTCCTGATCCACCACCTATCTCATATATCTACATCCAAAAGACAGCCAAAATGTAAAGCAAGTGAATGATTCATCAACTAAGTCAAACTTTaagaagaaaaatagagaaaatcaCTATTAATAAGTTCCAATGGACAATAACAGATTGTATGCAGCTAAGAAGCTACATTCTCTAGGCATTAACGAACTTACTTTCAGTGGAACAGATAGGTTTGTAGTACGCAAAATGGCTTCAGCAATCCCATGAGCATACCAAGGCTGCAGAGAATTCCATATAACATGATTGCGTCTAACAAGTAAATTGGAATACAGAATAGAAACTAATACAAAGGCGGTGAAAAAAAAAACCATATTGATGAATGTTCTGACTTCTGGTTACTTGAACTAAAAGtgcctacaaaataaaaataaagttctCTGGGGAACATAACAAATGAATGCATGACAAGAGAGTTTAAGTCCATAACTTGCTTAACAGTGAaacaagaagaaagagagaaaaactcTTCGGTTGTTGGCAATATACAGAGTGGCTCCTCACATTGGAGTCTAGGTCTATGTAATAAGGGTAAGCAACTATTCTTTGCTTACATCATGATAAGTAATTATTCCAAGAATATCCTAAGAAATAGTCTACATAAttttctcacatatggtgagCAATTATATTTAGAAGAACAAAAGAAAGTAATATTACCTTAAAAAGCTCCACTGGAGTAAACCATGAAACATCGCTCTGCTTGTAAATCTTATCCAAATGCTTCATGTATGCTTTCCTACCTAAAATattcaaaaatcatattttccaTCTTCTAAGGacaactttttttttattctacAATCATGCCACTGAAAGTATCATAATATTTCATATCTTTTTTTCTTATAACCATGGTGTCGGGATCAGCTTATACGCATCTCGATTAATTAAATGAGATATCCGCTACCTTTCCAGTAACAGGTACCAGGTAACTCCATCCACCAAAGCTTCGACAATAGGAAGAAAACACCTAGTAGTTTCGCCTccgctgggatttgaacctgagactccaggttctcaacccacttcattgacGACTAAACCACACCCTTGGGTGCATCATACTATTTCATATCTCCTGCTTCCTTATTTTCAGTTTGCACACAAGTATGATGAAATGTTTTTTCAGCTAGACAAAGTCTAGACTGCTATAACAGTAAAAGCCTGAGATGATTCATCCATATCTAGTACAAGCTCGGATAAAGGAGGAGTATTCTAGGATGACAAAGTgcaaaaaataattaaactatGACAAAATCTCTTCATTGCACTTGAATAGTTTCGTGCTAGTCTGATAGTGTTTTGTCTTAGACTGCTAATGATTAATGTTGTGTTCGTACTATTTTTCCATTTTCATAATACCGTGCCATTATTACTAGTTACTGTTATTGCTTTACCATCTGGCTCTTACGATGCTCGTATTATCTTCCTGGCTTCTGTTGTTGTTACTGAtctattgtctcttttcgtcttcaTGAACCGAGtatctatcggaaacaaccttcTCTTCCCCTCTGGGGTAGGGGTAAGTTCTGTGttcacactaccctccccataccccacttgtgagattttactgggttgttgttgttgttgttgcacttgAATAGGGCAAAATGGATGCATAGAATTTATATAACTGACTCcaactaatttaggattaaggTGTAGTTATTGATTGACTGCACTTCATATTAGGCAGTCATCCAGCATCTGCCTTGTATTACTGAGAACTTACATAGGAGTACTGCTCAAGAAATCCCAATGAATTCACAAATAGATGAAAAAATAGTAAAGTAAAAGAAACACCAATTACCTTGGAGCTGATTGAACTTAATGCTTCTATCAAGCACTCCAACTGATGCCGATTTCTGGGAGAAATACCCTACATTTGGATCATACAATGCCTTGTGAATAAAATCCCTAACCTTCAAATCACCAAGAAATGAACATAagccaataaataaataaaactaaagggtgtgtttggtatgccagaaaaaatgttttctttaaataattCTTTCGCGAAATCAGAAAGAAGTGAGGACTCATATAGCCGACCCAATTTGTTTAGGACTGAGTCATAgttattgtttttgttgtttaatTCCTCGACGAAATAATTTTCCACTGTTTGTTAACTTGAACACTGAAAACGTGTATTTCTCCAAAATAAGGTCATTTCCTTTTACAAATATGAACATTTTCACTTATTAGCAAAGttattttctttacaaatatAGTGAGAGTAATGAAACCATTTtccaaaaaacaaatattttccaGCATACCAAATGCAAATATATATTATAAACAACAAAGTAATCAAGAGAATTAGAGAAATTACAAGAATTGGTGTGTCCCCAACAATGTGAGTAGAGAACAAAGCTGAAGAGTGCTGACCCAAAAATTCAAAAGGAATCACTGAGGATAAAATTATGTAAGTTTCAGAAAATCTTGAAGAAATTCTAAGtataaaaagaaaattaatagaaaagaatggaaaaaatTGTTTACAGAGCTAAAGAGAGAGAAATAACCTCTGGGTTTGTAGAAGAGGGTTTTTAGATTTCGTGAAGAGAACGATAGAGGTGCCATAATAATGGACGATTAAGAAGGGTTTTGAGGATCTTTCACCAGTTTTGatgttttttgttgatttttgagTTTCAGGTTTGATTTGGAGGGTTTTGTTATTCTGTGGTCTTGTTCTTGAGGGTTTAAGGAAtttgtttctgtttttttttattttttcggttCAAAATATAGTGTCTAGCCATATCTACTTATTCCATTTTGACAtatacaacatcaacaacaaaaaCCAATAAAATTACATAAGTGGATCTGATGAGTACAGTGAGTATGCAAAATTTATTTCTATAAAAAGGCTATTTTTAAAAGACTCTAAGCTCAAgagtataaataaaaataatcaaatatcaacaataatagccaaaataataataataataataataataataataataataatgtaagaaccaaacaaataaatgaaagaaagtaATAGCACTAGCAATAGCGATACTAATAGCAATAAGTAGTAACCGCAATAAGATACTAGAAAATTGAAGCGGGAGATAATAAGAAAACAACCATAATTGTAGCAATCTA
Proteins encoded in this region:
- the LOC107829304 gene encoding protein arginine methyltransferase NDUFAF7 homolog, mitochondrial isoform X1; translated protein: MAPLSFSSRNLKTLFYKPRVIPFEFLGQHSSALFSTHIVGDTPILVRDFIHKALYDPNVGYFSQKSASVGVLDRSIKFNQLQGRKAYMKHLDKIYKQSDVSWFTPVELFKPWYAHGIAEAILRTTNLSVPLKIYEIGGGSGTCAKGILDYIKLNAPTRVYDNISYISVEISSSLAAKQIQTVGEVDSHSSKFRVECRDAADRSGWGDVNEQPCWVIMLEVLDNLPHDLIYSENQISPWTEVWVESKEGEKLSELYRPIQDSLIKSCMEIIDMPDATTGGSRVSSAMKSIWAKVFPKPRWCWLPTGCLKLLEVLHGALPKMSLIASDFSYLPDVKIPGERAPLVSTKKDGSSSDYNSYLDAKGDADIFFPTDFLLLEQMDHYCSGWMKQQKDDTSLKRGKKRRTLSLDTAAFMEEFGLPTKTRTKDGYNPLLDDFKNTKFYLSVPTHNIK
- the LOC107829304 gene encoding protein arginine methyltransferase NDUFAF7 homolog, mitochondrial isoform X2, which codes for MAPLSFSSRNLKTLFYKPRVIPFEFLGQHSSALFSTHIVGDTPILGISPRNRHQLECLIEALSSISSKPWYAHGIAEAILRTTNLSVPLKIYEIGGGSGTCAKGILDYIKLNAPTRVYDNISYISVEISSSLAAKQIQTVGEVDSHSSKFRVECRDAADRSGWGDVNEQPCWVIMLEVLDNLPHDLIYSENQISPWTEVWVESKEGEKLSELYRPIQDSLIKSCMEIIDMPDATTGGSRVSSAMKSIWAKVFPKPRWCWLPTGCLKLLEVLHGALPKMSLIASDFSYLPDVKIPGERAPLVSTKKDGSSSDYNSYLDAKGDADIFFPTDFLLLEQMDHYCSGWMKQQKDDTSLKRGKKRRTLSLDTAAFMEEFGLPTKTRTKDGYNPLLDDFKNTKFYLSVPTHNIK
- the LOC107829304 gene encoding protein arginine methyltransferase NDUFAF7 homolog, mitochondrial isoform X3, which codes for MKHLDKIYKQSDVSWFTPVELFKPWYAHGIAEAILRTTNLSVPLKIYEIGGGSGTCAKGILDYIKLNAPTRVYDNISYISVEISSSLAAKQIQTVGEVDSHSSKFRVECRDAADRSGWGDVNEQPCWVIMLEVLDNLPHDLIYSENQISPWTEVWVESKEGEKLSELYRPIQDSLIKSCMEIIDMPDATTGGSRVSSAMKSIWAKVFPKPRWCWLPTGCLKLLEVLHGALPKMSLIASDFSYLPDVKIPGERAPLVSTKKDGSSSDYNSYLDAKGDADIFFPTDFLLLEQMDHYCSGWMKQQKDDTSLKRGKKRRTLSLDTAAFMEEFGLPTKTRTKDGYNPLLDDFKNTKFYLSVPTHNIK